The genomic segment GTAAGATTGTTGAGACTGTTGATAATAAGATGAAACAAAGAGGctaaaaacaatgaaatcacataaaatatatttaaaaaaataagtaccGTCAAAGTCCAGCATGCCGTCAGCGTTTTTGTCTCCATCCCTCATCAGCTCATCAATCTCCTCCTCTGAGATGGGCTCACCGGTGCTGCGGATGATGAGGGCGAACTCCTCTCTGTCGATGTAGCCGTCGGCGTTcctgtgaaaagaaaagagaagtaTATTTCATTATGAACGCATAGAGATGGAAAACATATAAGAAATCAGTTTGACACGCACTAAATGGTCCACGCAGTGCGCAGGAACAATGTAAACATACTTGTCGAACACACGGAAGCACTCTGCCAACTCTTCCTCGCTCTTGCCGGCCTGGTCCTCCTTTAGGAGCCTCACCATCATGACCAAGAACTCCTCGAAGTCGATGGTGCCGCTACCTGAGAGTAAAAAGAAGCCATGTCATTGATTAACAATGATCAGCCGTTCCAAAGGCTCAAAGTGCTATACGCTCCCTGTGGGACTCGACATCATGGTCGTCTTTACGCACAGTTTTACGCACGAACCACAGTGAGAAGAAACACTGGAGTTAAGTAATCCTAGGTTagatatagtttatataacatGATGACATGTGAAATTTAAAGCAAAAGTATTAGTAAAGATTACTATCTTTACTAATAACGTCTTGTTTTGGGAATAGGGTTCATATTGGTGGGACAAGATCGATGTTCGTTGTGCGCATCTATGTGCCTAATCCTCATCTATCCAACTCATTATGCGTTATCATAGAGGGTCTTTGTGCCCTATGATGCTAGATACAGGTACTGGATTAATTGTGCTGATGTGTGATACTTATAAAGTGcgcaaaaaatacaaaatacggTGGTTGCCGTTTAAAATACAAAGTGCTATCAGTTGCTCACCGTCCTCATCGACCTCCTCGATGATCTCATCCAACTCCTCTCTTGTCGGGTTTTGACCCAACATTCTCATCACCTGGCCCAACTCCTTGGTGCTGATATCACCGCCACCGTCGGTGTCGAACATGTCGAAGGCGGCCTTGAACTCTGGAGAAAGATCACTGTTATATATCTTTGTATAGgagcatattttatttttctaggACTTTTATGCTACATCCTAAATGCATCACGTAAAAGGTTACAACACCTGGAAATAAgcctgtgtggatcattaaggAGACATGTGGCAGTACGCTTATTATCACTCTGCTCCTTCAAATCCAATTACCGGCTTTTGTTTCTGAAGGAGCTCATTCTAACAGGAAACTATAGGTGGAACTCTATGGCTcattctatatttatatttagatgAGTGATGACTGATCAGTACTTATAACCAGCTACTGTACACTCCTAGCTCCTGGATACAGTAACGATATAGTAACGCGTTACTGTCATCTGTACTCACCAGACAACATTTCCTCGCTCAGGTAGGAGCGGGCCTCTTGTTGCGCGTCAGTCTGGAAGAAAACAGGGGCCACTTTGTTACTTCACAATCACCACAGGCCTCATTTAGGCTTCGTTAGATATTCAAATTAAAACCatgttaattgtttaattgGATATACTGTAGCAAGCTCTAAGACGCATAGGCTGCTcctgtggctgtttttttttaatatgaccAAAAACTATGATACCACAGGAGAGTGAAAAATGCCATTACGCACAGCACAGGGATATTCTAGACACATATTGTATTGTAGGTATTTTGAACTTGTATTTCCAATTACTGCATGATATATGTTTATCATGGCATCCTTTCATTAGTAAGCAATGTTAAAGGATGTAGTGCATGCGTCTCTATAGGATTGTTGAGCTCAGTGAAAATGAGCCCAGCTATTTCAGGCTCAACACATTACGCTGGCTGTATATGGCCGGCAGACATCCAATCCCTTGGAATTTGACGCCTAAGCAGAAGCGGCACCTTGCCAGTTGTGCGGCccacccctctcccccccccccctccatctgCACCCAATTCTAATTTACAATTATGAATAATGTGCGCACTAGAGAAATGGTTaagatatatacatttttatatatatatttagcaaGAATTCTAATGAAATGCAATTAAAGTAAGTATAAAAATGTACtaagaagaagataaaaagaatttaacatattttaaggGAAGCCAACAGTTAAACTTCttaatcacatttaaagatGGAAACATGCTTCCCTACAACTCATACTCTCACatgctttattcatttaaaaaacactaaaattgTACTTTTCTTCATGTGGAAATAACCAATGGCTAGTCGACTGATCTACTTGTCATATTTTCAACGGGTCATTTTGCACAATTCATTGCTCTTACCATATTTGTGGTTTAGCTTTTCCCCCCCAAATATCCAAGGAAAATAAAAGCCCAAAGGAGTGGTCAATCCGTGTGCACCCCAACAGAGAGACTAGACGTCAAGTGAAGGTTCAGACACACTTTAAACTGGACGGCCAGGTCCCGCCCCCAAGCTCTCACAGGTCTCCAGATTTAGTATCCTGAACTTTTAGGGTTCTGGGGCCAAGGTAAGCCAATCACACTTTGGAGGGGAAAAGCTCTTGTTTCTAGGAGTTGAAGTGGCTGAGAATGTAGTAGAAGTTAAGTCTTGGGGGTAGTTTTTGGGGCACTTTTGGGTCAAGGTACAATCTATGTGAAAAAGAATGGAGATGTAAAAAGGGAATAATGCAAAGATGCAAGAGAGTATTGGAATGTGTCTGTCACCTGGTTTGTTAAAATGGAGATCATCAGAGGTAGGATGTGAGCAAGGACTGTGACATACTGAAAAATAGCTAATACTGAAAAATAGAATGCACTGaaatcataaaaacatattaaataactCCACAGAAACCTTCAGTTGTGATCACCTTAGATAATGACTCAAatttaaacagaaacagtgaAACTACACATCTTGCAGTTCGTCATCGGCCATTATATAGACCTTGTAAACATAAGAGAGTGGtcaagaaggggggaggggggaggcaCAGATTTTAAAGTAGGTTACTGGTTTTGTGATGGTGGTGTTTCAAACTCGGGGCGTGAAACTCAAAACCGAGAGAAAGAAATTCTGCAGGGCTGGACCCCATCTCACCCAGCAACCCTCAGACCCccctatccccccccccccccccaccctccactcCGTCTCCTCCCCTTTAGCTGTGCCCTGAATAGCAGGCAGATTTCAGACTGAGCAGCACAAGCGTAGAAGCTGGTGCCACGTCGCCTGATAAACACAACCTGGTTGCTCCTTATATGGCAGGCGGTTCCTGAAGGGAGGGCCCGAAAGATGAGCGAAAGGGACAGGGAGGCAGGGAAGGTGTGATGCTGAGGAGAGAGCAGCCATGAAGAAATGGGAGGGATGTTGCTTTCTTTAAAGGTGGTGGGGGGCTGCGGGCTATACTCAGAGGGAAACCTGCGTTTTCCCACCAgggagatagatagagagaaagcACTCCGACTGCTTGTCTGGGGCTTGGCTACAAATTGTTTGCCTCTTCACCTCTCACGCTGGAGCTGAGACATTCGGGAGTGGTGGGGGGGCATTGATTTCTGTGCTGGGAGACCGCTTGCCTGAAGATCAGTCACAGAGATTAGAGAGTTCTGACAGATTTAGGCAGAGAACCTGTGGGAAAAGATCAATTTAAATCAGATAACTGGAAATTTCTGCTTCAGATGACATTCAGTTTTTTGTTGAATGAGACAGTGATTTTGGTAGAAGTACCAATTAAAAGTTTGGCCACACTTTTCTCATTCAGTGGGAAAGTGTggccaaacttttgactggtactgtgtgTATGCAAATAGAGGTCATTCTGAAGTCCAGTGATGAGGCATTTTGAAGTTGAGATATGGAATAGTGAGATAAGATTGATTGTAGTTgaacaacagtgtgtgtgtgtgtgtgtgtgtgtgtgtgtgtgtgtgtgtgtgtgtgtgtgtgtgtgtgtgtgtgtgtgtgtgtgtgtgtgtgtgtgtgtgtgtgtatgtgtgtgtgtgtgtgtgtgtgtgtgtgtgtgtgtgagtgtgtgtaaaagGTGGATATCGGTGGTGTAGAAAGTGTGCATGAGGAGCTGGTGTATATAGGAGCAACAGCTCTCGAGTATACAGGCATTTGATTGTGTGTCGGAGTGTGTGGTGACTCAATGTGTGGCTGTGCatcagtgtttatgtgtgggtgtgtgtctaaaaaaaaaaaaaaaaaaaaaaaagttgtgatgTCAGGCAGACAGTGGTCATCCAGAAGTCCCAGAAAAGCCTTTGATAGATTGAAAAAGAGACAAGAATCAGACCAGATAAGACGCGTCGAGCATGCAAGGTAGAATAATTTGCAAAGATCCACAATGAGCTGAAGGagaaatttgatttatttagaaaGCACAGAACAGGGTGGAGAAgagattcagttttaaagagaagaagaaggaaggggggttgGTGGAGGGTGGGTTAAAGCTAGTAGGTGGTGTAGCCTTTCTTGAGAACCGACAGCTGCCAAGGGACAGCTGGGTCGTCGGCGTAAAGGAGGCGGCAGGCAGGGTGGAAAGTGCCATCGTCTTAAAAGGTTTGAACGGATATTTATAGATATCCTCACCATATGAGAAGGGGaaggggggtgggagggaggggggttgaGTGAGGGTGAAGGCGAAGGCATTCTTCAGCTTCTATCCATTCTGACGTCTCAAAAAGTACATCATATTCACAACCGTAGAGGGATTCATAGAGGATTTCCATCACCCTTGTCTTGGttttaattctctctctctctctctctcagaggaAGGGTCACCGAGGAATGTAAAGCTGGTGTCATTACTGGACGTTCTCCATCATTTTCAGAAACTctggagggagaaagagagggcaACGGTCGATTAGCCAACCCGCCATCGATCCAACATACAGTGATTGATCAATGactgaatggatgaatgaattaGTCAGTCAGTTAACGTCAGGCCACAGTGTATAGAAAGTCTTTATGTGAGGATATTTAGTTCAAGTGACTGCAGAACATAATCTGTTTTactgtaactatttcaatgtaacttattacatttgattactttttcattcattttctaattttctaaccaatgttttcagctgttagggtaagtgttcccattaagcaccaaaatctaagttcagctgtttttcatggatactgacatgttttataagggagatcatttcttataaagcaacatttatctctcatttgaaaatgttttcattagttcatgtagagtttggaatataaaataaagatatttgatgaataaagtggctttaattggtactgtgaaaccatttaagcccatgtgtgctccataTAAgccatgatttatttactaaatataaaaaaattgatttcaaagaattaaaaaaagcaatgtACATATTCagtaacatattaaaaaatgaggaaaaaacactcacttaaaggtctgacttcataATGAAGCCCCTTTGTAATAATCAACAAGGTTTTAAGGTTCAAGGGTATCTCTATTATTTAGGGGCAATTCAACACTTTCATAAGTAACagtaatttaatgacacatttttttctcagtaactgtaatggattacccttacatttattttgtaataaaattACGTAACaccattacatgtaactagttactccccaacactgcttaTGGGGAGGTTGAGATttgaagattgataccactatGAGATGTGAGTGGAATTAATGTTAGCATCTAACGCtctgcaaagaaaataataattgtttttttccaaaatgttgaacatTTCCATTAAACGAGAGTTAATTGTGgactgtgttttcattttctgctcAATATATAGCTGGTACCACCTTTACTTgtcaaaaaaaaggtgtaatttTTAAAAGGGTTTACAAAATAGTATATTATTAAGTCTGTAATTGAGTTAAACAAGTGAGAATGtatgtttttctcttcctctgatATTTATAATCTCTTTTTGGAAAAAATGCTGCCTGGatcacaggaaagaaaaatcTCCTCCTGTTCACGTGGCTTTATCTTACCATCAAAATCAATCTTTCCGTCCTTGTTATTGTCAGATTCTCCAAACAGTTCATCAATATCTTCTTCTACGACTGGTTCTCCGGTGAGATGGAGAATGTCTCCAAACTCCTCCCGGTCGATGAAACCATCTCCGTTCCTGTGGGTAAAAAGCAATATCAAAGTCAccatgtgaaaacaaacaaacctctgCTGACTGGATTATGAGATActgaaaacaatattattggttgaaaaaaacaaacagtaacgTTGTATTGACAGACATGTGACAATATCTTGGCCTATATAACTACTGGATGGACTGCCACTAAAATTAGAATGGATATCCATGGCACCTACAAGATatagtgtgatttttttttggtaaaatgTCTTACTACTAACCACTAAAGACTAAATATATGGCCATGACATGGCTCACATTCATGTCATACTCAAGATAAATATAACTTGGTGATTCATTTTCCATCTACCGCTATCATCAGGTCAatatttgtccaatactttagTTTATAATTAAATACTGATGACATTTCCATCTGCcacagctgtactttgtgtttagtgccaactatagcaaatgttagcatgctaacatgctacaCCTTAATGGTGGCATTGGTAAACATGATTGGCATCAGTCATTGTTAGCATTCTAGCAAACACTGCTGTTGCTAATTAGTTTCACAGAGCATGCTTGTGTCTATTATTGTTCCTTCCTATAATTTgtataacaataacaaataaacattttccatATGGATTTTACTTCAAGAAGTAAAGTTAAATAAAGAGATGTGTGCTCTCTGGTGGTCAAACAAAGGAATGGCAACACAGATGCTAAATTGTCTCAATCATTTGGCTTAtgttaattatatataatactaAGAGTGCTAAAACATATTTGGCTTTCCATTAGGGTTTGGTGTCATACTTGTCAAAAATACGGAAGCATTCCGAAAGTTCTTCTTCACTCTTTCCGGCCTGGTCCTCCTTTAACTGTTGCACCATCATGACCAAGAACTCCTCAAAGTCAATGGTACCGCTGcctgagaagaggagagaggagtaaTGTGTGAGTAACAGTTTTTTTTGCTCTAAGAATCCCATAATCAATAATCTTGTTTCCTGTGTCCTTGGAGGTCAAGCTTATTTGTAGCCACTTTCTAAAAACCATTCCAAGTGTATGTGAGTCACAACAGAACACAACCTTTTCTTGACCCAAACTACGCATGTTACATAGGCTACTAATACAGTAACTAACTGTGGTAGTTAGTACTATGTGCCAGTTAATCTAAACAGATagcacaatattttttttcctgagtttaaatgcttatttttttattttccaagaCATTTCTGGAGTTGTTTCAAAACTACACacaatttattttagtttttcagctGTGAGAAGGTCCTCCATTTTCTTACATTGCATCATTGCATTGCATTAGTGTGTGcatcaaaaacacaataaaaaagtacTCTCAACAGAACACTCAAACCAGCTAATATAGTCCACTGTCTTATAATTATGAGAACAGGTACAGGGAACACTGAAAGCTCAATTTCATCAATCATATCTATGGTTTTTGCATTTTGACACAAGATCCTTTGTCCCTTTTCTATTTGTTTGATCTCACAGTGGTCTCACCATCCTCATCCACCTCCTCAATGATGGCATCCAACTCCTCCCTTGACGGGTTTTGGCCCAGCATTCTCATCACCTGTCCCAACTCCTTGGTGCTGATGTCACCGCCACCATCGGTGTCGAACATGTCGAAAGCAGCCTTGAATTCTAGATGAGAGAAGGACATTGGTTGCAACTTCACACAAGCTGAAAATAATGCCAAGACTTTGTGCttgaattttaacattttagagGATTACAACAAGCTGACTCATGACTCATTTCatgaaatttttttttcatgaattttCAGCTCATTTAAGAGCCATTCattaataatcaaaataattacTAACAATAGGATTGGAACAGTTGGAATAAGTCCAATCACTGGAGGAACGTCAGAAAGTGTAATTCACTAAATGATTCATGTGAAGAGATGCATGATCATGATAGTACAAACTGACCTGCAATCATCTCCTCAGTCAGGAAGGAGCGGGCATCGCTTTGGGCGTCAGTGGGCTTAAGAGAAGTAATtaaaatgaagggaggaggggacaGTGGTGGATGAATGAAAGAATAGGACAGTAGTTATCATTCATATCACTCATATTCATGTGAAGCTGCATAATGATGACGCTGAACTTGTTAAGAACTAGAACAGGATGTAAGGAGTGACTATAGTCTAAGGATGATAGCATCTTCATCAACTCTCTATAGAACCATTAAGATGTTTGTATCAGAATTTATCAGCCACTTATTCTCTGCCAACCTGTCTATTCCTTCATGTTTGGGCCCCCTTCACTGCAAATCATAGAATACAAAAAAGCACTTCTCAAATCCTATTGTGGTGTTTTATGGGTGGTTTTGCTATCTTGCAAGCAGTCACTGGTTTACATCCGCTGTATCAGACACCAAAtacaaatgtctttttaaatttacattacAGTTAAACATGATATCTGGTTTTAAGTTTAATTACACAGTAACATTATCATTGTATCATATTGCATGTATTGCCTATTTCAAGGGGGTTTCTAGTTTTAATAGGGTTATTTTCATACTTTGTGAAATGAATGGAACACTTGTCTAATGG from the Scomber japonicus isolate fScoJap1 chromosome 4, fScoJap1.pri, whole genome shotgun sequence genome contains:
- the tnnc2.2 gene encoding troponin C, skeletal muscle, whose product is MTDAQQEARSYLSEEMLSEFKAAFDMFDTDGGGDISTKELGQVMRMLGQNPTREELDEIIEEVDEDGSGTIDFEEFLVMMVRLLKEDQAGKSEEELAECFRVFDKNADGYIDREEFALIIRSTGEPISEEEIDELMRDGDKNADGMLDFDEFLKMMENVQ
- the tnnc2.1 gene encoding troponin C, skeletal muscle gives rise to the protein MVKDEPTDAQSDARSFLTEEMIAEFKAAFDMFDTDGGGDISTKELGQVMRMLGQNPSREELDAIIEEVDEDGSGTIDFEEFLVMMVQQLKEDQAGKSEEELSECFRIFDKNGDGFIDREEFGDILHLTGEPVVEEDIDELFGESDNNKDGKIDFDEFLKMMENVQ